The Phyllostomus discolor isolate MPI-MPIP mPhyDis1 chromosome 4, mPhyDis1.pri.v3, whole genome shotgun sequence genome window below encodes:
- the LOC114490086 gene encoding solute carrier family 22 member 2-like codes for MPTVDDILEHIGEFDFFQKRTFFLLSLLSASFAPIYVGIVFLGFTPDHRCRSPGVAELSRRCGWSLAEELNFTVPGPGPAGEAFPSQCRRFEVDWNRSALGCVDPLAELAANRSLLPLGPCRHGWVYDTPGSSMVTEFNLVCARSWMLDLFQSAVNAGFFVGAMGIGYIADRFGRALCLLATILINAVSGVLLAVAPTYAWALIFRLIQGLVSKAGWLIGYILSKNAGGCSQGNPPMVTAAETQSGGGGGWRGRNSDSASRRC; via the exons ATGCCCACGGTGGACGACATTCTAGAGCACATAGGGGAGTTCGACTTCTTCCAGAAACGAACGTTCTTCCTCCTGTCTCTGCTGTCGGCGTCCTTCGCCCCCATCTACGTGGGCATCGTCTTCCTGGGCTTCACCCCGGACCACCGCTGCCGCAGCCCCGGCGTGGCCGAGCTGAGCCGGCGATGCGGCTGGAGCCTGGCCGAGGAGCTGAACTTCACGGTGCCCGGCCCCGGGCCGGCGGGCGAGGCCTTCCCGAGCCAGTGCCGCCGCTTCGAGGTGGACTGGAACCGCAGCGCCCTGGGCTGCGTGGACCCTCTGGCCGAGCTGGCCGCCAACAGGAGCCTCCTGCCGCTGGGCCCCTGCCGGCACGGCTGGGTGTACGACACCCCTGGCTCCTCCATGGTGACCGAG TTTAACCTGGTGTGCGCCCGCTCCTGGATGCTGGACCTGTTTCAGTCGGCCGTGAACGCGGGATTTTTCGTGGGCGCCATGGGCATCGGCTACATAGCAGACAG GTTCGGCCGAGCGCTCTGCCTCCTGGCTACCATCCTCATCAACGCCGTATCTGGAGTCCTCCTGGCCGTCGCCCCGACCTACGCATGGGCCTTAATTTTCCGCCTGATCCAAGGGCTGGTCAGCAAGGCGGGCTGGCTAATAGGCTACATCCTGAGTAAGAACGCCGGTGGTTGCAGCCAGGGGAACCCACCCATGGTCACTGCTGCCGAAACACAgtcaggtggaggtggggggtggcggggcagAAATTCGGACTCAGCCTCAAGACGGTGTTGA